Proteins encoded in a region of the Zea mays cultivar B73 chromosome 4, Zm-B73-REFERENCE-NAM-5.0, whole genome shotgun sequence genome:
- the LOC100382462 gene encoding Probable galacturonosyltransferase-like 9 precursor, which produces MGAASPAMWAGLVLVALLAVSGPAVAAGLPRFAEAPEYRNGEGCPAPVAGAGVCDPGLVHIAMTLDAHYLRGSMAAIYSLLKHASCPESLFFHFLAAAEGGGAPAASGLRAVVAASFPSLSFEIYPFRADAVAGLISASVRAALEAPLNYARNHLAGLLPRCVPRAIYLDSDVLAVDDVRWLWETRLPAAAVVAAPEYCHANFSRYFTDAFWDDPVLGARVFAGRRRAPCYFNTGVMVIDLRRWRVGNYRQRIERWMEMQKEKRIYELGSLPPFLLVFAGEIEAVDHRWNQHGLGGDNVFGSCRPLHNGPVSLMHWSGKGKPWDRLDAGKPCPLDHTWKAYDLYIGENDSSSSGPSRSALSSLAAW; this is translated from the coding sequence ATGGGCGCGGCCTCCCCGGCGATGTGGGCCGGGCTGGTGCTGGTGGCGTTATTGGCCGTATCGgggccggcggtggcggcggggCTGCCGAGGTTCGCCGAGGCGCCCGAGTACAGGAACGGGGAGGGGTGCCCTGCCCCTGTGGCGGGCGCGGGGGTCTGCGACCCGGGCCTGGTGCACATCGCCATGACGCTCGACGCCCACTACCTCAGGGGCTCCATGGCAGCCATCTACTCGTTGCTCAAGCACGCCTCCTGCCCGGAGTCGCTCTTCTTCCACTTCCTCGCTGCGGCGGAGGGCGGCGGCGCGCCGGCGGCCTCCGGGCTCCGGGCCGTCGTGGCGGCCTCCTTCCCGTCCCTGAGCTTCGAGATCTACCCGTTCCGCGCCGACGCGGTCGCCGGGCTCATCTCCGCGTCCGTGCGCGCCGCGCTCGAGGCGCCGCTCAACTACGCGCGGAACCACCTCGCCGGCCTGCTCCCGCGCTGCGTGCCGCGCGCGATATACCTCGACTCCGACGTGCTCGCCGTCGACGACGTGCGGTGGCTCTGGGAGACGCGGCTGCCCGCCGCCGCGGTCGTCGCCGCGCCCGAGTACTGCCACGCCAACTTCTCGCGCTACTTCACCGACGCCTTCTGGGACGACCCCGTCCTCGGCGCcagggtcttcgccggccgccgccgcgcgccctgcTACTTCAACACGGGTGTCATGGTCATCGACCTCCGGAGGTGGCGCGTCGGCAACTACCGCCAGCGCATCGAGCGCTGGATGGAGATGCAGAAGGAGAAGAGGATCTACGAGCTTGGCTCCTTGCCCCCCTTCCTGCTCGTCTTCGCCGGCGAGATAGAGGCCGTCGACCACCGGTGGAACCAGCACGGCTTGGGCGGCGACAACGTGTTCGGTAGCTGCCGCCCTCTCCATAACGGGCCTGTCAGCCTCATGCACTGGTCCGGGAAGGGCAAGCCATGGGACCGTCTCGACGCCGGCAAGCCTTGCCCACTGGACCACACCTGGAAGGCGTACGACCTCTACATTGGCGAGAATGATTCATCATCTTCAGGGCCGTCACGGTCAGCATTGTCATCTTTGGCGGCATGGTAG
- the LOC103655759 gene encoding E3 ubiquitin-protein ligase ATL4 → MATPRGREALKFSGHAVGGSSIDSQRAGRRCGHHEPPGPGPLLPRKEVDGRRDYRTTSTEDGLDGSAAITGLLLLCQSLPCLGTSLTLRRNANSSGIEHLAAQKKRNNTENEGEYKVHRSESTKSLSAKAYSSSYAVVASEDEDVCPTCLEEYTPDNPKIITKCCHHFHLGCIYEWMERSDTCPICGKEMEFCESP, encoded by the exons ATGGCTACCCCTCGTGGGAGGGAAGCTCTCAAGTTCTCCGGACATGCTGTTGGCGGCTCCTCCAT AGACTCCCAACGGGCTGGACGGCGGTGCGGCCATCAcgagcctcctggtcctggacccCTACTTCCGAGGAAAGAAGTCGATGGCCGGAGAGACTATAGGACGACGAGCACAGAAGACGGGCTAGACGGCAGCGCTGCCATCACGGGCCTCCTGCTCCT ATGCCAGAGCCTACCATGCCTCGGCACTTCACTGACCCTTAGACGAAATGCCAACAGCTCTGGTATTGAACATTTAGCTGCTCAGAAGAAACGCAACAACACTGAAAATGAGGGTGAATATAAGGTCCATCGATCTGAATCAACTAAGAGTTTGTCTGCAAAAGCTTATAGTAGCAGCTATGCTGTTGTCGCTTCAGAAGATGAGGATGTCTGCCCTACTTGCCTGGAAG AATACACGCCAGACAATCCAAAAATAATAACCAAGTGCTGTCACCATTTTCATCTTGGTTGTATTTATGAATGGATGGAGAGAAGTGATACATGCCCAATTTGTGGTAAG GAAATGGAGTTTTGCGAGAGCCCATGA